The following are encoded in a window of Methanobrevibacter ruminantium M1 genomic DNA:
- a CDS encoding metal-dependent transcriptional regulator, with translation MAREISENIEEYLETLYKFGSKDSYVSTTTLSKELGIAPGSVTQMLKKLEDIGYIDYVPYKGAFLTAEGNKIAQKITRKHRILEKFLKDVLNIKDENLHAQACAMEHSLSDEAERAICHMLEHPDTCPDDNIIPACDFNFESCEDCLNDHLDFDDIEERDFNLFSISQLSKGDEGEVLFIRGSDDALAQCVRVGITVGSKVKIEESESPNFLFYHSK, from the coding sequence ATGGCTCGTGAAATTAGTGAAAATATTGAAGAATATTTAGAAACTCTCTACAAATTTGGAAGTAAAGATTCATATGTATCCACTACCACTTTATCAAAGGAATTAGGAATAGCTCCAGGTAGTGTTACTCAAATGCTTAAGAAATTAGAGGATATAGGATATATTGACTATGTCCCTTATAAGGGAGCTTTTTTAACTGCTGAAGGTAATAAGATTGCTCAAAAGATTACAAGAAAACACAGAATCCTTGAAAAGTTCTTGAAGGATGTCTTAAACATTAAGGATGAGAACCTCCATGCTCAGGCATGCGCTATGGAACATTCATTATCTGATGAGGCTGAAAGGGCTATCTGCCATATGCTGGAGCATCCAGACACTTGTCCAGATGATAATATCATCCCTGCATGTGACTTTAACTTTGAAAGCTGTGAAGATTGCTTGAATGACCACCTTGATTTTGATGACATTGAAGAGAGGGACTTTAATCTTTTCTCAATTTCACAATTGTCTAAAGGAGATGAGGGTGAGGTATTGTTTATAAGAGGCAGTGATGATGCTTTAGCCCAATGTGTTAGAGTGGGCATCACCGTTGGTAGCAAAGTTAAAATAGAGGAATCTGAAAGCCCTAATTTTTTATTCTATCACAGTAAATGA
- the endA gene encoding tRNA-intron lyase, with protein MRGDLSDGIVTVKIGEGNERAISLNQKSQFGKLSEDCLELSLMEASYLMESGRLDIYEDDEKCQLDYIIDMIKDQDLYGKYLVYRDLKNRGYIIKTGFKYGSEFRLYERGTGPGKSHSDFLVKVLYEANEVNVLDFASYVRVSHGVNKKLLLAVVDDDFDVTYYNIEWTRP; from the coding sequence ATGCGTGGAGATTTATCTGATGGAATAGTTACAGTCAAAATTGGAGAAGGAAACGAAAGAGCTATTTCACTTAATCAAAAAAGCCAGTTCGGTAAACTGTCTGAAGACTGTTTAGAGCTTTCTCTTATGGAAGCTTCCTATCTAATGGAAAGCGGACGTTTGGATATTTATGAAGATGATGAAAAATGTCAATTGGATTATATCATTGACATGATAAAAGACCAAGATCTTTATGGAAAATACTTGGTTTATAGGGATTTAAAAAATAGAGGCTATATTATAAAGACAGGATTTAAATACGGCTCTGAATTCAGATTATATGAAAGGGGAACCGGCCCTGGCAAATCACACTCTGATTTTCTTGTAAAGGTCTTGTATGAGGCAAATGAAGTAAATGTCTTAGACTTTGCAAGCTATGTAAGGGTTTCACATGGAGTCAATAAGAAATTATTGCTTGCAGTTGTAGATGATGACTTTGATGTGACTTATTATAATATTGAATGGACACGTCCGTAA
- a CDS encoding stage II sporulation protein M, translated as MEDFKYYKNKIKEEIKLAFAHNKYFLIVSALIFIIPMFVGYFYSDQITPYIQPMVDTFEENIRNGTVTLSTKSLFANNVEVAIILYALSALGAILGIVVLANNGLFIGFYGANFELTRYVLLTLPHGIFEISAIIIATTGGFVILSFVLNFLYNVIYPDYSYTDIFDPYFSDAKITVGQRFKSSFKKHGHRIKESFILLCVSVILLIIAAFIEANITIPFAYWICSLFGISLI; from the coding sequence ATGGAAGACTTTAAATATTACAAGAATAAGATTAAAGAGGAGATTAAACTAGCATTTGCTCATAATAAATACTTTTTAATCGTTTCTGCTCTTATTTTCATTATTCCTATGTTTGTAGGATATTTCTATTCAGATCAGATAACTCCATACATTCAGCCTATGGTTGATACCTTTGAGGAAAACATTAGAAATGGAACTGTGACTTTATCAACAAAGTCCCTATTTGCAAATAATGTTGAAGTGGCTATAATTCTATATGCATTATCTGCCCTTGGGGCTATTTTAGGAATTGTCGTTTTAGCAAACAATGGATTATTTATTGGATTTTATGGTGCAAACTTTGAATTGACACGCTATGTTCTTTTAACTCTTCCTCATGGAATATTTGAGATTTCAGCAATCATTATTGCAACAACAGGAGGATTTGTGATTCTATCATTTGTGCTGAACTTCTTGTATAATGTGATATATCCTGATTACTCCTATACTGATATATTTGATCCTTACTTTAGCGATGCTAAAATAACTGTGGGACAAAGATTTAAATCCTCTTTTAAAAAGCATGGTCATAGAATTAAGGAATCTTTTATATTGCTTTGCGTATCTGTAATTCTTCTTATAATTGCAGCATTCATTGAGGCAAATATTACCATTCCTTTTGCATATTGGATTTGCTCCTTGTTTGGGATAAGCCTGATTTAA
- the thrC gene encoding threonine synthase, with protein sequence MIRCVSCGEEYEDDEVIYNCKKCGSVLEVEMEVDVPKSTFEGRRDNLWKYKECLPVDADKRVSLDEGGTPFCRCEKLGKELGIDLYVKVEGSNPTGSFKDRGMTIGMTKAMMLGVDTVGCASTGNTSASLAAYAARAGLRCAVFLPAGKVALGKLAQAMFHGAEVFSINGNFDEALEAMTQLAREKYLYLLNSINPFRLEGQKTIGYEIVHDLGWESPDRIVLPVGNAGNISAIWKGITEFHNAGFMDDVPMMTGIQAEGACPIANAYRDNTMDMVPVENPETIATAIRIGAPVSAVKALRAIYDSNGMAETVTDEEILAAQKLLARTEGVGVEPASAASIAGLKKLVEQGDVDKGERVVCVVTGHLLKDPNTAIDACVDPVQVDADIDKIKEILLNK encoded by the coding sequence ATGATTAGATGTGTGTCTTGTGGAGAAGAATACGAAGATGATGAAGTTATCTACAACTGTAAAAAATGCGGGTCTGTTTTAGAAGTGGAAATGGAAGTCGATGTTCCTAAATCCACCTTTGAAGGCAGAAGAGATAACTTATGGAAATATAAAGAATGCTTGCCTGTTGATGCAGATAAAAGGGTTTCCTTAGATGAAGGAGGAACTCCATTCTGCAGATGTGAAAAATTAGGCAAGGAACTTGGCATTGACTTATATGTTAAAGTGGAAGGATCCAACCCTACCGGCAGTTTTAAGGACAGAGGAATGACTATCGGTATGACTAAAGCAATGATGCTTGGTGTGGATACTGTAGGTTGCGCTTCCACTGGAAACACCTCAGCTTCCCTTGCTGCTTATGCTGCAAGAGCGGGACTTAGATGTGCTGTATTTTTACCTGCAGGTAAAGTGGCTCTTGGTAAATTGGCACAGGCTATGTTCCACGGTGCAGAAGTGTTCTCTATCAATGGAAACTTTGATGAGGCTTTGGAAGCTATGACTCAGCTTGCCCGTGAAAAATACTTATACTTACTCAATTCAATCAACCCATTCAGATTAGAAGGTCAAAAGACCATCGGTTATGAAATCGTACATGATTTAGGTTGGGAATCTCCTGATAGGATTGTATTGCCTGTTGGAAATGCAGGAAACATTTCAGCTATCTGGAAAGGAATAACCGAATTCCATAATGCAGGATTCATGGATGACGTTCCAATGATGACTGGTATTCAAGCTGAAGGAGCTTGTCCTATTGCTAACGCTTATAGGGATAATACTATGGATATGGTTCCTGTTGAAAACCCTGAAACCATTGCAACTGCTATCCGTATTGGAGCTCCTGTAAGTGCTGTTAAGGCTTTAAGAGCAATCTATGATTCCAATGGTATGGCTGAAACCGTAACTGATGAAGAAATCTTGGCTGCACAGAAATTGCTTGCAAGGACTGAAGGCGTAGGTGTGGAACCTGCTTCTGCTGCTTCCATTGCAGGTCTTAAAAAGCTAGTTGAACAAGGAGATGTCGATAAGGGAGAAAGAGTTGTATGTGTCGTAACCGGACACTTGCTTAAAGACCCTAACACTGCAATCGATGCATGTGTTGATCCTGTTCAAGTGGATGCAGACATTGATAAGATTAAGGAGATTTTGCTTAATAAATAG
- a CDS encoding transglutaminase domain-containing protein: MSSNSLSSNELNSNQLNSNQLNSNSISNSNSNSNQKANSKDSRLILLNDKNLKVNGTEEKYFIKLVDGNGNPIPYVDLIFNIDSSIEFVGGTVRTDENGIAYIFMDFSYPGPYTVYASFEGDGNHNPSSTLSSTVSVYKDTEISSLQSYGYLGENFSFKITSCGEPVSNQKVLISIDNKNYTATTDSEGIAKVKLPNQQKTYSISCNFSNRVYYYGSSLSKNIPVYKRAFTQPNCYALLRKSTFTVTLKGADGKILSNRTLRFIVDGKEYNKTTNSKGAASINIDLERGEYRINYYFNTDGVYGPVSNYTDLNVVDPSGQYKRLLNVKSSASAKIYLTGGGYATVTSLIKSTAKSITKKYKTNFEKAVAIYNYVRDNLDYQYYYNTRKGATKTLKTKSGNCCDHANLVVALCRASGIPARYSNSKYCVFGSGLRSGHVWAQIYVGGTWYSADATSSRNTLGHIENWDTKTNKKDYNFRNLPF; this comes from the coding sequence TTGAGTTCTAATAGTTTAAGTTCTAATGAATTAAATTCCAATCAATTAAATTCCAATCAATTAAATTCTAATTCTATTTCAAATTCTAATTCTAATTCTAATCAAAAAGCCAATTCAAAAGATTCTCGTCTGATTTTGCTCAATGATAAAAACTTAAAAGTAAACGGAACTGAAGAAAAATATTTTATAAAGCTTGTTGATGGCAACGGAAATCCTATACCTTATGTTGATCTTATTTTTAACATAGATTCTTCAATTGAATTCGTTGGAGGTACCGTTCGAACTGATGAAAATGGAATCGCTTATATTTTTATGGATTTCTCATATCCTGGTCCATATACTGTTTATGCTTCATTTGAAGGTGATGGAAATCATAATCCTTCCAGCACTTTATCTTCTACAGTATCCGTTTATAAAGACACTGAAATCAGCTCATTACAGTCATATGGCTATCTTGGAGAGAACTTTTCATTTAAGATTACAAGTTGCGGGGAGCCTGTATCCAATCAGAAGGTTCTTATAAGCATTGATAATAAGAATTATACTGCAACAACAGATTCAGAGGGTATTGCAAAGGTAAAACTACCAAATCAGCAAAAGACCTATTCAATATCCTGTAATTTTTCAAATCGTGTATATTACTATGGATCTAGCTTAAGCAAGAATATTCCTGTTTATAAAAGGGCTTTCACCCAGCCAAATTGCTATGCCCTTTTAAGAAAATCAACATTCACAGTTACCTTAAAGGGAGCTGATGGAAAGATTCTATCAAATCGCACCCTAAGATTTATTGTGGATGGAAAGGAATATAATAAAACAACTAATTCCAAAGGTGCAGCTTCCATAAATATTGATTTGGAAAGGGGAGAATATAGAATAAATTATTATTTCAACACCGATGGGGTTTATGGTCCAGTAAGCAATTACACTGATTTGAATGTTGTAGATCCTTCAGGCCAATACAAAAGGCTTTTGAATGTAAAAAGCTCTGCTTCAGCTAAGATATATCTCACTGGCGGAGGATATGCCACAGTCACCAGCCTAATAAAGAGCACTGCAAAATCCATCACTAAAAAGTACAAGACCAATTTTGAAAAGGCAGTGGCCATCTATAATTATGTAAGGGATAATTTGGATTATCAATATTATTACAATACAAGAAAGGGAGCCACTAAAACATTAAAGACAAAGTCTGGGAACTGCTGTGATCATGCTAATCTGGTGGTTGCTCTTTGCAGGGCATCTGGAATTCCAGCAAGATATTCCAATTCAAAGTACTGTGTTTTTGGTTCAGGTCTTCGTTCAGGGCATGTATGGGCTCAGATTTATGTGGGAGGCACTTGGTACTCTGCAGATGCCACAAGCAGCAGGAATACCCTAGGCCATATTGAAAATTGGGATACAAAAACTAATAAGAAAGATTATAACTTCCGCAATCTGCCATTCTAG
- a CDS encoding tryptophan--tRNA ligase: MIDPWASFSLDYDKLVNQFGIKKFEEVLDSIEDPARLMKRGVIFGHRDFDKLVPLINGGKDFAVMTGMMPSGQMHIGHKMVIDQLNWYFKKGASLSLSIADMESYAARGISFNQAKDIAINEYLKNYIALGLDLTADNVNVYLQSQNKTLNDLTFKLAKKVNFNNMHAIYGFNESTNIAHLYVPLVQVADILLPQTEEFGGPKQVVVPVGVDQDPHLRLTRDIAAKMNEEYGFLAPASTYHRFLTGLTGDKMSSSKPNTAIYLNETPKQAEKKVKSSKTGGRETLDEQKELGGRPDECVIYEMLVYHLIDDDKELDKIREECINGELMCGHCKVHTAELMKDFFEDLKVKQEESLDIAESLLD, translated from the coding sequence TTGATTGATCCATGGGCATCATTTTCACTAGATTATGATAAATTAGTAAATCAATTCGGTATAAAAAAATTTGAAGAAGTTTTGGATAGCATTGAAGATCCTGCAAGGCTTATGAAAAGGGGAGTTATCTTTGGACATCGTGATTTTGACAAGTTAGTTCCTTTAATCAATGGAGGCAAGGATTTTGCAGTTATGACTGGTATGATGCCAAGTGGCCAAATGCATATAGGTCATAAGATGGTTATAGACCAGCTCAATTGGTATTTTAAAAAAGGAGCAAGCTTATCCTTATCAATTGCAGATATGGAATCATATGCTGCAAGGGGAATAAGCTTCAATCAGGCAAAGGACATTGCAATAAATGAATATTTAAAAAATTACATTGCATTGGGCCTTGACTTGACTGCAGATAATGTGAATGTCTATCTACAGTCACAAAACAAGACATTGAATGACTTGACATTTAAGTTGGCTAAAAAGGTTAATTTCAATAATATGCATGCCATCTATGGATTTAATGAAAGCACAAACATTGCACACTTATATGTTCCTTTAGTGCAGGTTGCAGACATTTTGCTTCCTCAGACTGAAGAGTTTGGAGGTCCTAAGCAGGTTGTTGTACCTGTAGGTGTTGACCAGGATCCTCATCTTAGGCTTACAAGGGACATTGCTGCTAAGATGAATGAGGAATATGGATTTTTAGCTCCAGCTTCCACTTATCACAGGTTCCTAACTGGCCTTACAGGAGATAAGATGTCAAGCAGCAAGCCGAATACTGCAATTTACTTGAATGAAACTCCAAAGCAGGCAGAGAAAAAGGTCAAATCTTCTAAGACCGGAGGAAGAGAGACACTTGATGAACAGAAGGAATTAGGCGGAAGGCCTGATGAATGTGTTATCTATGAGATGCTTGTCTATCATCTGATTGATGATGATAAGGAGTTGGATAAGATTAGGGAAGAATGCATAAATGGAGAATTGATGTGTGGACATTGTAAGGTTCATACAGCAGAGCTTATGAAAGACTTCTTTGAAGACTTGAAGGTTAAACAAGAAGAGTCTTTAGATATTGCTGAATCTCTATTGGATTAA